From the Lathyrus oleraceus cultivar Zhongwan6 chromosome 3, CAAS_Psat_ZW6_1.0, whole genome shotgun sequence genome, the window GCTTCTTCAAATTCTAAATAGTGGAGTGGAATCTCAATAATCCCTTCATCTGTCTCAACATATCTGAATGAAGAGAGTTCGCTAACCAACGGGTCTTCTTCACCACATACAATTACTAGTTTATCATCAATCAAGAACTGCAGCCTTTGGTGCAACGTAGAGGTGACTGCCCCAGTGGaatgaatccatggtcttcccaacaaacaactataagctgggttgatatccatgacttggaaggTAATGTTGAACTGGTGAGGTCCAACACAGATGGGCAGATCAACTTCCCCAATAACTTGTCTTCGGGAACCCTCAAAATCTCGAATAATCAGTGTGTTGGTCCTCATCTCGGGCCCTTTAAACTATAATCGGCTTAATGTAGCTTTTGGCAGTACATTAAGGGAAGAACCAGTATCAACGAGGACTCGAGATAGGAGAGAGTCTGTGCACATGACTGAAATGTGTAGTGATTTATTATGGGCATTCCCTTCAGGAGGTAGTTCTGCTTCGTTAAATCCTAAATACCTACTAGCAGTGATATTAGCAACCACGTCGTCAAATTGATCGACTGTGATATCTTGCATCACGTGAGCGGTATTCATAACTTTCAACAATGCTTTGCGATGAGCCTTAGAACTTAACAGCAAAGACAGAATAGATATTTTTGAGGGAGTCTGGTTCAACTAGTCGACAATTTtgaagtcactcttcttgatcaatttgagGAATTCTTGGCTTTCCTCAAAAGTGATGCTCTTCTTGTGATCTTCAACTTGCTCATTCTCAACCATTGGCCCTTTACCTTTAGACATTTCTGATTCTGCAACTTTGTTATCAATAACATTCGTCGGCACTGAAACAGTTGTCATGTTCGGAGTGACAGGTACAGTTGCTCCTGCCTGCGGAGTAGGAATGACCTTCTCTTTAGGCGGGATAACTGTGGGTGATGGAGACACCCTAGGAGTGTATTTTGGAGCGAATACATGGCCAATGCAAGTCATGCCTCCCGCTCCAACGATGTTGACGATTTCAGTGTTAAGAATACGAATTTCCTTTCCTCCTAAATACGTTATTGTCTCATAATTCCAAGGCACTTCCTTGGTGTTCTGATACAGAAATAGACTGGGAACACGAAAATGAATTGGCTGAATCCTCTTGGGAGGAGCTTCAACCTTCTTCTTCCTATATACAATAGTTATTGGTTCGATCACCGCAATTTCTTCGGCTGCTTTAGACTTAGAGAACTGTATCAGTCCCTGATCCATCAGTTTCTGTACACAATCCCTTAACTCGTCACAATCGTCCTGATCACATTCACATATTGCACAATCATCATGTACACCTGTTAGGAACCCAAATTGTTCTAGTCTTCTCAACACAACTGACAACGAAGTCTTAACATCATCGACCCACTTTATAGGCTATGCGGCTTCTTCTTCAATGATGACATTTCCCGTGGGACCATCATGATTAGGTAAAGGGTTCGTTTTCACGTTCGGATTTTCCTCCGAGAAAGAGAGAATCTTATGATAATCAAGTCTTGTATCTTTTTCTTTAACGGCCAACATTCTTTAGTGAATGTCTCACATGCCCGACATGGTAGGCACATGAGGTGTTGGGGTTATGCTTAGGATGATAAGGTGGCACAACTTGAGGGATCTCTTTTAGCACAATAACCCCCACATGGACCAGATACGGTACCAAGTCAGCATACGGTACTGGGATCTTGTCATATTGAGTGCGCTTACCATAATTACCTTTGTTATTCTTCCCCTGACCTTGTCCTCTATTGTCACGGTTATATTGTTGATTCTGATTTTTCTGAGTAGGCGTTGGTTGTTGATTGCTGTTTTGCGGTTGATATTGACATGGCGGTTGTTGATACTGAGCAGCAGCAACATATGGATACGGATAATACGGCATAGGGGCCACCGGAAACTGATATTGGGGGTGGACACTTTCCGTCACAACATTTGTCTCCCCCTCCTTCTTTTTTGTGAAGCCCCCATATGATTTCTTATTCGTAGCTTGCGGAGCAGTAGTATCTGTGATCTTCCCCGATTTCAGCCCATTCTCTACACGTGCACCAATAGTTACCATGTCTGCAAAGTTTGTAGAAGAACTCCCAATCACTTTCTCATAATACAACCCATGAAGTGTACCCATGAAGATATCCACCAGTTCATTATCTAACAATGTTGGTCGGACCCTGGATGCCATCTCGCGCCAACactgagcatactctttaaaggTTTCATTGGATTTCTGCGCCTGATTCTTTAATTGCAACCTGGTTGGAGCCATGTCAAGATTATACTTATATTGTTTCAGAAAATCCTCTGACAGGTCCCTCAATGACCGAATCTTAGTACGTCCCAAACTCATATACCAGTCTAGAAAAGCTCCAGAcaggctgtcttggaagcaatggatCAGTAAGTCATCGTTATCGATGTATGAAGCTATCTTCCTGCAATACATGGTGATATGGCTATGAGGACAGCTTAGACCTTTGTATTTTGGGAGGTCTGGAACCTTGAACTTTTTTGGGAGCACCACATTCGGAACTAAGCACATATCTCGAGCGTCAATACCAAAGGCTGAGAAACCCTTAATAGCCCTTATTCTATCATTAAGCAGCTGATAATATGTCGGTCGGGCCGAATTAACAGCAGGAAGAGTGACCTGACTGGCTGGCCGAGAATTTTCTGGAGCTATTGCCTGAACAGGCATATTCTGGGGAGCAAACATCATCTACGATGAGTAGGAGAAGCCATGGGGCACTGTTTGAGTAGTATGAACCAAGTGAGGGAACTGTCCTCCAGTTTGAGCATTAGGATCCTGAGGTGCCCCAGTCTGCACATACTGGAGTGTAGGATTGGTAGGTGCGTAAGTCATCATAGGCACAAAGGTTGCCCTAAGGTAACCAAATGGAGCAGCTTGGAACTGGTTCGTATTAGCAGGTTGAGCAGGAACCTGAAAGTGGAGGCGCGAGCCTCGGTATTCATCTTTAGCGTCAGGAGTTTCATTGAGGATCTGACCTTGGTTGTCCTCATGGTTGGCAGTATCAACCGATGGAGTCTGAACAGCGGGGACACCCCAAGGGAAAACAGTGTTTCAAGTGGCAGCAGGGGTTGAGAGAGTCGGATGAGGGAAGAAGGCACCCCCATTAGCAAAATGAGCAGCAAAGTTTTGGGGAATTCCCTAAGGATAGGCAGCAGCAAGCCTATTCACATCAGCAGGAACCAACTGACGGTTTCCAGTGGTTGGTACCACGGTCTCCGTCGGAGTTTCGACGGTAGCACCAAGAGTAGCAGCATGATTGGTCACCCCAGCAGCATGTGTGACATTGGAAACAATAGAGGTAGGGGCCCTCTGAGTTTGGAGAATTTCCATAATAGTCTCCATATTTCCCCTGAAGAGGTTCATTTCACCTTGAACCTAGGCGAGAGATTCGCGAACAAAAGCATTGTCAAATTCATAATCAGCCATTATCCTTAATTTGTTTGCACGGGTGAAGTAGTGATGACGAGTCGTCGTTTTTGCTGTAGAAAGACGGAGACGgtaagcattttgttttctgGTTAGCTTATGTGCAATGAATGAATGTAATAAATGCATGCTAACAAATGAGAAAAGATTATTTCTAGGGTGCCAGTGTGCCAGTGTGCATACATAGTGATACAGTGAGCAGGAATAAGACAGCATAAACATTTCAacaaaatctcttttattcatttGAAAGTCAAACAGTACAAATTATTACAACTCGAGATCATTTTGATGAACTAGCATGGAGATCAAATTTGATCCTTCCCATGAAAACCCTACATACAGATACAAAATGGAAAGCGGTCCACGGAGTGTTGTGAGGGAACATGTCAGCATAAGCTTTCTTCAATAATCCAGAAAGGTCCTCGAGTGACTAATTAGCAAATTCGGATAGGCGGGCATGTCTATCGGTCCAATACTGAGCATCCTTGATGAGGTTGCGTAGTAAGGAATGATTAGGTCCACTCAGAATATCCTATACAAATTCTTCTTTCTAGTCTAGGAGAAATTACAAGTGATGACTCTGAATCTCCCATTGGGTAGCTTCCTCTTGGATTTATGTGAGGTTGGGTCCTTTCTTCCAAGTTCTGATGGGCCTGACGGTTCAAAGATCGTATCTCTTCAAACCTTTTGTCGATGTCACTCTGGATTTATGCGAGAGTTACTTCCAGCTTCTTGGCGCGGGCTTGCTCGTCCTTCATCTCTTTATGACATTTCTCCAATTGGTCTTATAGAGTCTTGATTTGGCCTTGGTAGTCAATCTCCCTCTTGCAGGCTCGGTGTTAAGCTTCAACTAATTCCTTTTTCTTGCTTGCAATGGTCTCAAAAGACCCTTTCAAGGAATCTCCCACCTTCCTCCTTTTGTTTTGCTCATTCTGAATATCAGTGTCTTCTTTGTTGAACCTTTCTCTCTTTTGATTGTGACTGGCTTTCAGAGTGTTCTTTTCTGAGGTGACTTTTATCAGGCTGGAACGGAGGCCGGCGTTCTCTTTTTCTAACTTCTTGGTGGTTTCTTTAAGGCGATCCACTTCATAAACGATGATAGTAGGTGGTTTGATGGTCTTGATACACATGGAAGATTCCCATGGGTATGGAAGTTTGAACATTTTGGCCCTTGACTTCACCCAATCAGCATATGAAGCTGTCACGGTACACGGTTGCTTGCCTAGTTCTTTCTTCCCAATTCACTGTATCTTGCCCAAAGCTCTGCGTAATTTCTTTATCAGCTCTGGATTCTCAACCCCTTCGGCTAACAACAACTCTTCCAATAGACGGTCTTCGGGTTTCTCTTTGAGCGGATATCCTAACTGACGCAATGAGAGAACGGGGTTATAGTTGATCAAACCCCCTTTTGTGCTGACGAGAGGAACATTTGGGAACTCCCCACATCGGAATATTATCTCCAACCTCAAGTAATCGAGACTAAACCAGACGACGTCCTCAACATCTAATGACATTAACCTTTGTGACCATTTCAGATTACCGACATTATCAACAAACAACCCTTTCTTCGATAGGTGGGACATGATCTACTTCTGAAGCAAAGGAATACAACAATTGATAGTCCCCCATTTCTTCATGTTTCTCCAATGGAAGGAGAATAATACATCAACTAGTAAGGTGGGAACTTGGTTCCGGGAGATGAATATGGTGATGGCGGTCTTGTCAACGAAGCCTTCCATATTCGGGAATAGTACCAACCCATAGACGGGTAGTGCGAAGCTGGCGTAAAAGGCGTCCCAACTTCCACTATTGGCAAACACAGTGGTGTTCTTGAATAAGAACTTAGACGGTAGGCCCTGTGTGTTACCCTTGATTCGGAGTGTGGACTCGATCAAATCCTTCTTCATGCACAAGGCTTGAGCTATATCTGCGGAATCCGGGAAATTATCCTCTATCATGTAGGGAGCTTGGTCTCTAACCGGTAGCTAAAGCAAATGAGCAAATTCTTCTAGTGTGGGGGCTAGAAGGAAGTCCTGGAACATGAAGCAGTGTAGTGtgggatcatagaactgcgcgTATGTGAACATCAACCCTGAGTCTTCCTTACCAGACAAAACTCCCAACAGGTTGCCATAGGCTTGTTTGAAGTCTACTCGATAATCGTCAGTTAGGAACTCACTGAGCTTTATCAATTCATCGACCTTAGAGTCTCTCAATTTGTACTAATATGTTTTTCTTCGGTCTATCTTATCCATGACTGCATTGACGATAGCAACTGGCATAATAGGTCCCTGAAAAATGCAAATGTAACATGTAATAGTTAATGTAATGATGTAATGATGTTATGCGATGCAAGGATGGCGTATAATCATAATTTTGTCATGCTCTGGATAAGCTGTATAATCTGTTTGTTGCATTTTCAAAGGTCCAACATATACACGAGAGCACGGGTATGAAGAGTCTTAGTTTCCTGCAAgaaaaacccatatccccctcacaggtaTGTACTATACTTAAAGGATGGTCctaaaaggtccctagagtcaaCTACCCAATTTGAGATACCATTGTCTTAGACGAATGACTCGTCGGACAATGATGCTCCGaaaaggatctactctaggtgtgACGTCTCGTGTCAATCATAATCGCGGAATAACTCCACAGAGGTCAAAGACGACTCTAGTCATGTTACTATTCTGTGTATGTAATCAGgctcgggtatagagcttctCTCTCATGTGTCGCCAACCCAACCCAAACaacaacatatacaaatatcCAGGATGCCAGAATATAATGATAAAGTAAATAGAGAATAATATAAAGCATTTAAGGCATAAAGATAAACACCTAAACTAGAGAGGaaacaacctaaactaggctcgactccttttagcgactaggaagtaCTCATTATAGCGAAGTATCTCCAGCAAAGTCAccagctgaagctagcggaaatatacccgaacgtatcgcacgctcgaacatacaacagatctccatcgaactttatttattccagaaggaaagggaaaacatcgataaaacccaaggggaagagatatgatgggtaaggaagtcggttatgcaaggggaatgtattagcaccctaaacatccatagtactccatgggaaccgtttttATTGTTCTCACTCGAATAGGTGTTAGATCTAAGACTACATGAAAAAGGatgggaaaaggaaaagaaatagataaagttctcagtgaggattagggccctcatgcatacgtatcctcatagtgcaatgaggaattcagagtttcgtagttcaaagaactagaGGCGGAAGGTGAAAATAAATGTGATAGAAAGTATGGTCTGAACAAAAGAATTGTATGATGTGAACCCCAAAAAGgggtgaaaacatgaacccaagagtaCGAGATAGAGCACAAAGAGatattgtatttggctcaaagTATAGGGTATATCCCATGAAGTGAATGAAGAtagaatatgaatgcatcatggatATGAACGAAggaagtgaccaaagtcacagaattGAATATTTGGTGATAGGTGACTAAAGAGGTATAGTTTGAAACCAAAGGTCAAGGcatattggaatccataggagaaatgagattcgtaccatagagggaaacatgCATATTGGtcaaaaaagaaggaattaaatgtctggcaataatccaaacaactctaggtacaaatgcggactattcattaggcatcctaaaaggatgtatatggaattccaaagaaagtgtatctGATTTCAAAGAGATAGTATGTCACTAGGGTGAATTGTGTATGATAGAAGGTAGGTAATGGAttatgaaagatatgaatggttCCTTAAGGGGGAGGAAGAAATAATTAGAAATATGCTCcccaaggattcgcatcctcgtgcctacgtattctcattgtgcaatgagaaaattagagaaatcgtagttcggaactatGAGAACAAAGAAAGAGATTGAGAGTGATGAAAACTATAACTTGTGCCAACAAAATGGTACCAAGGGAACTCACAAAATTAACTGCCTTCGAACCCAAGAGcaaactggtatgaaccaacaagtgagggctTACAACACTAGTGGAATGATCTAAAAAAAgattgaattaagtgtttgattgcatagcacaaacaactcttggttcacaaggcggattgttcattaggcgtcctaaaaggataaGTATGAGACCCACAAGAAAGTATTATTAGGTGCAAGGGAGAATGTATCACTTGCTGGGGTATAAACAATTTGAGATCAAAAGAGAATaatatcttggatccatgaaggaataaactttGAACCGAAGAGCGAAATAGGTATTAACTAGGATGTGGAGGAAACTAGGCATACCCACTCTTGTCATAACCATAAACAAAGcgaattaaatgtttgggtacaagccaaacaGCTCTTGGTTCGCAAGATGGActattcattaggcgtcctaaaaggatgaaCTTGGAAACCAAGGAAACGTGATATTTGATatcaaaaagatggtattgatttatgaatgaagaatgattgattaataaatagagtagctcacgaagaatctgaattctcctgcctacgtatccttatagtgcaataaggaaatcaaagttatcgtagttcaacccactagggATGAAAACAAGGTGATTAAGTAGGAAAGAAAAGGTGATAGAATGATTGAATTGAAATGATTAGAATGAAGGATGAATTGAGAGAGTAAGGTGATAAGAGACTTGACAGTCGATTGATaggaatcacactaaagtctattaataagggcgaacgctttgaatatttggggcataaacaccatacgcaaagtcgctctagacgaggataggagagactccgtctcgtcattccctattacttaaggctcgtagcACATGATACTTCTCTTAACTGACAATTTATTGGTGAAgaatcttcattgttgatccttgtgttgatgttgatcttgtatgaagaagacttggtatTTTAATAAATTCGTatcatactaaagtctatgaataagggcgaacgctttgaatatttggggaATACGCCCtatacgcaaagtcgctctagacgaGTATAGGAGAGACCCCGTCTCGTCATTCCCTATTACTTAAAACTCGATTCATACAATTTGaatcgtatttaccaagtgttgacctttgatttatcttgtataatccgctgcttggtgTGACTGAGGATGCTTTGATttgaagatcttgacttgaggcttcgagctctacaacttagaagaaaagtcttattaagtgatcaagggtcttttggtcacttAAATTAGATTGTaggattatacaagttcaaagggtttaattgatcaaaattaaTTTTGATCAATTCGAATCGTGGGTTACGATTTAGTTTGAAAACTAGGTTAGAACCTAATCTAATGGTAATAATTAGTCAAAATATTTTAAGGGATCATGTTATAGTTAGTCAATGTTGATAACAAATTCTATGTTAGAtcctaaccctaaaggagcacGCACTCATGGTCAAAAACCAAAATAAACCCTAAAAGGGTAAAATAGTCTTTTTACAATGTATTAAATTTCTATGCATGAAAGTCCAATTGAGGTTTATTTCTAAATCCTAAAAAACTTTGGTTAAACTCAAATTCCAAAACAATACCAATTTTTATATTCCCACAAAATCTAGTAAATCcaaaaatcctaattaaattcGAATTTCTAATCTAATTAACAATTTCACTAATTACTCTAAATCCTAATTTCACTTAAAAATCCTAATTAAACTATGGAACTAAATTTCCTAACCTAGAATTAAATCCTAGTTAATCTAGTTATGTCTTGACAAAGCTTAGTAAAAAATGACCAAAGTTAAGTTGGTTCCTATGTACTAATTGGATTCAGGCCCTATAAGCAACCAAACCCAATAGAAAGCTAACTCAGGCccatgaaaaatgaaaaaaagggGGGGTGCGGGAAGCAGGCTTAGCGGTGTGGTACCCCGAATGGGCCCTAAGCCCAGAAATCTTGTAACAGGACAAAAATCCAATTGCTACGGGGGTGTGGGAAGTAGGCTTAGCGGTGTGGATTGAAGGAAACGTGTTTGGGTAAAAAGTGGGGATGGGCCTTTCCAGACCTAGGCCCATCAATTCCATTTCCAAAAGCGCACAAGAGGATTTCAGTATCCTGCAAACCCAAACATCTAATACTGCGAATGAAAATGGACTCCGCTGCCGCATCCGATTCCGACGGAACACCGGCATTCCCACCTCTCGCCGCTTGGGATTCGTGAAACATCGAACATAGCACCAGTCGTGATGGTATCATCCTTAGAAAATCCAACGAAAGAACTAACGATTCCTTCAGCTTCGACTCTCAATCGCACTACAACGGCATGTCGGCTCCACGTGACCTTCATCGTCGCACCTTGCTTCTGTCCCGCGTTTCTTCGTTCATTTACGATCGTCTTGGCGTGAGGATGAAGAGTGCTCCGGTTCTAGTTCGGCGATTCAGAAGTAAAAGTTCTTCACGATCCATGCTTCCTCTCGCGAGATGCCTCGGTGTTCCAATCAATGGATCGAACCGCAATTTGCAGCTTCCGTTCAAACGCGTATACACAAGGGCGTGCAGAATCAAAGAAAAAGAATGAGGAACTCACCGGATTAGTCTGATGATCAACGGGTAAGAATCTCCTCTTTTATCTCGGTTTTTcccttctccttcttcttcttaCTTTGTTGGTCTCtcttctcctttttcttcttcGCGTATACCGGATCGAGACGATTTATTGTGTGGTTGTTGTGAATTATGAGATGCTTCGAGAGTGAACCCGAGTGTCGTGTGAAGAATTGTTATGAGGTTTTCGTGAGGTTCGTGGAGCTGGAGATTTACAGTTGTGAAATTACGGAAATCTAAAAAAGTGACCCTGTCGAATGGTGCAATCAGCTTATATACACTTCCAATCCGTTAAATTTGTTACCTCCGTTAACTCCTATTGTGAAGAAGTTATACGTTTCCAACGCTGTGAATTGAAGTTTGTTATTTTAGTTAGGAAATCGTTACAGTCAGTTGTGAAGTTTTTTCGTTAATGATGTATTGAGTCATTTTTGGTTTTGCAGGTGAATTTGGCTGCGTAATGGACTTGCCTTTCGATGTCGCGGCTGTTATTTGCATATGCGTTAAGCTCGCCTACGACAATTTTGTTCCGTCGTTTAGTTGTGTGTACGGCGCATGTTTTTCTTTGGTTTTCGTTTAGCTGCAGTTTTCGTTTTGGTACTGTGATATTTTTTTTGTTATTGCACTGTAATGACCTTTCCCAGACTGTACTAGTGTAGACTGGTGTAAATGTGTTTGTATTGTCAACGTATTTCACTTTGCCTATAACAAAACAAATTTCATCCTAATGGGCCTTGActataataaaaaaaaaagaaaaccaATTCATTTTTTTTTGGACAATCCAATGGGCTTATGGATTTAATGGGCTAAAACCCATTCCAAAATATAAAACAAAAAGAGTTTAActtcaatattaatccaaatttCAAAATTAATTGAAATTAACATCAACTTCGAAGTCAAACCGATTTTtttaaatcaataaaaaatgATTAAGAATAAACTCCAAAATTGCATTGGAAATAAAAATTAATCGAATCAATTTCCACATTTGAACTCATTTTCAATGGTTTAATCAATTCAAAAAAGAATGGAATTACTTAAAACTCAAACTCCAACATTAAATGGGAATTAGGATCAAGAAGAGCAATTTCAAAATTTAATATCGAGTCCATTATTTAACGGATCACCAAGAATTTAATCAAGCCATGAATCAATTGGAGTTAGAGTTATCCACATGAATTTGGAACAAAACAAACACCGCTATGGGCCCCTGTTGAAAACATGACTTCATAGGCCGAATTGGAAAGTCCACCCCCTAGGGTTAATCAACTCAAAATCTTAACTTTACAAGTCGATAATCCTGAGCCCATTATGAATGACTTATGCGTATGTATGAAGCATTAGACGTGTATAATGATCCTTAGACAAAGTGACTGAATGATATAATGAGAAGAGTGGGAGGGAAATTTTTTAGGGTACGAcaatagggtctagggaaccccagttttgaccagttgacttcctctggtcaaacaccttgaaccaacttgaaaacttgaagttctcttgatctttgggacttATGAGGATtatatatgtataagatgatgtaatatgaagtgtcccttgaaatatttgatcaaatgttgaagaaacttattgaggaagtcacacaagatacccagggcttccaaggcaaacaagcttcaaactcttgatgatttcttgatccaaatAATAAGTGAAGATtatggggacccatatatgatgtctagaaccaatgtgaaccatctcttgattgatctccttgtactgagggtctcaaaccctagatatgagcttgatgaggcattggtgaatgcacacactacctacaaaagaaataaagctatacatagacatatttttggcattttggttagtaaataatgaaaaacaaagtatgatacaatcaaatatgcttggtgatatctcccaatgcaaacccaatgaatgaggggtaagcAGAATGCCAAGGTGTAATcccaatgcaaatgatgagatagcatgagggatcttagggtcaaaattggggtcttatagttgcccctatttaaggacattctaactgaggatatgaaggttaaaatctccGTATCAACTaagtagaatggacttaaataataacatatagaaaaaaattttggtccctaagagacctcatcatgcatatgatatgaatgttgaaataatctttgtggggaatatatttccacaaaggaaaagaatctgaAAGAGACTGAGGGACCACAGGAGCAAaatgtattccgtaaggaaaactcactggggaagacagagactctggggggataaaatttatgcgtaggccaggctacgacttaaaaactgaTGGAGACACGAGGGAAATtcccatgaaaataaatcaatggaaagactcggttggGGAACCAAGGGAAGTCTGCAGAGGAAATGGGTAGATCAGAGCAAAGttgaaatactcaaaccaaacaGGAAAAggcgatttcactgaggaaatacacactcaaactcaactggggaagaatggacttcaacacaggagtacaAGAGATATATTATGtactaccagttattgggtaagaagataatacacTCCGACAtagggacatccgttaccggttagggtaaacatatcaaggatgactcgctgagaaaaaaaggtgtattcattaccggttactgggtaagaatacCTACTGGGATAAAAGATCaaatatgatttacaactaccgattactgggtagaagactgatcagtgcattttgatgcgcattcttttatatttataattatgcatttccatgttttagtttggttatttttcccttttaatgtgtttttaataatttatcttatttttacacttatttgtttttcgcagtttattttcagcattagcatTATGTATGAATAAATTCATAATtggagctaggagtatcggatcgaggcgtgctaccagtcgttcgaaagctaagagaaagagtTACGACTTTCATGAAGAAGTTAGAAGCTACTTCGGACTGTAGCATGGTTAAAAAAATCCGTTGAAGCCTTTAAcactagatttatattttgtgttgggttatttagCTTGGGCCTGagttatgttttgaccaaattaggtttattctacttttcctataacctaaGCAGCCGAAAATAGTAGACGGTATCATTTTTCACAAAATTTGAAAGTTTGtacgaattccatggagaactaatccctctgattcgatctgtcgtaattcaggttccaaaacttgagattattataatgttaattttagtttaattcctttcaatgatattttatgttcttgtatgcttaattcgattgc encodes:
- the LOC127131684 gene encoding uncharacterized protein LOC127131684, with protein sequence MMFAPQNMPVQAIAPENSRPASQVTLPAVNSARPTYYQLLNDRIRAIKGFSAFGIDARDMCLVPNVVLPKKFKVPDLPKYKGLSCPHSHITMYCRKIASYIDNDDLLIHCFQDSLSGAFLDWYMSLGRTKIRSLRDLSEDFLKQYKYNLDMAPTRLQLKNQAQKSNETFKEYAQCWREMASRVRPTLLDNELVDIFMGTLHGLYYEKVIGSSSTNFADMVTIGARVENGLKSGKITDTTAPQATNKKSYGGFTKKKEGETNVVTESVHPQYQFPVAPMPYYPYPYVAAAQYQQPPCQYQPQNSNQQPTPTQKNQNQQYNRDNRGQGQGKNNKGVHDDCAICECDQDDCDELRDCVQKLMDQGLIQFSKSKAAEEIAVIEPITIVYRKKKVEAPPKRIQPIHFRVPSLFLYQNTKEVPWNYETITYLGGKEIRILNTEIVNIVGAGGMTCIGHVFAPKYTPRVSPSPTVIPPKEKVIPTPQAGATVPVTPNMTTVSVPTNVIDNKVAESEMSKGKGPMVENEQVEDHKKSITFEESQEFLKLIKKSDFKIVD